In Mucilaginibacter celer, one DNA window encodes the following:
- a CDS encoding AAA family ATPase, with protein sequence MHINIFGASGAGVTTLGKVLSEKLGYPYFDSDYYFWEKSNPPFTVRRDPLVRNRLINEAMSGLDNWLLGGSVINWNNNWQFDLSVFLYIPQELRLQRLRDREYERYGDIIHSDKYRNRLYHEFIDWARGYDELITNSRSLHAHRDWISNLKTPVLAIEGDTTVEERVEAVMRKIAELKMIKL encoded by the coding sequence ATGCATATCAACATTTTTGGCGCCTCCGGCGCAGGCGTTACTACTTTGGGCAAGGTGCTTTCCGAAAAACTCGGCTACCCTTATTTCGACAGCGATTATTATTTCTGGGAGAAATCAAACCCGCCATTTACGGTACGGCGCGATCCGCTGGTTCGTAACCGGTTAATTAACGAAGCCATGTCTGGTTTGGATAACTGGCTGCTTGGAGGTTCCGTTATCAACTGGAATAATAACTGGCAATTTGATCTGTCGGTATTCCTGTATATCCCGCAAGAGCTTAGGTTGCAGCGTTTACGAGATAGGGAATATGAGCGCTACGGCGATATCATTCATAGTGATAAGTACCGAAACCGGCTTTATCATGAATTTATTGACTGGGCACGGGGATATGATGAACTGATTACCAACAGCCGCAGCCTGCATGCACACCGCGACTGGATAAGCAATTTGAAAACACCTGTGTTAGCTATTGAGGGCGATACTACAGTTGAGGAAAGGGTGGAGGCTGTTATGAGAAAGATAGCGGAGTTAAAAATGATAAAATTGTAA
- a CDS encoding LolA family protein, whose amino-acid sequence MKKIILYTVLAISTSTAAFAQKDSQARAILGQVSQKYKSYDVIKTDFTFSLNNQQAGIKETQTGTLISKAKSGKYRVSLYNSAAKPEIDKEIMSDGKTQWTYLKKDKEVQVGDVDKSGDGLGNPAQIFTIYEKGFKYLYTGEQKIAGKVYQNIELTPEDEKKSIFKVKLTIDKVKKQIYSALLFDKNGNRYTYTVRSFTPNVPAPDATFAWDAKGHPGVEVVDLR is encoded by the coding sequence ATGAAAAAGATCATTTTATATACCGTTTTAGCAATAAGTACAAGTACTGCTGCCTTTGCGCAAAAAGACAGCCAGGCAAGAGCTATATTGGGCCAGGTGAGCCAAAAATATAAATCGTACGATGTTATCAAAACCGATTTTACCTTCAGCCTTAACAACCAGCAGGCCGGCATTAAAGAAACACAAACCGGCACGTTAATATCAAAGGCAAAAAGCGGAAAATATCGCGTAAGCCTGTACAACTCGGCAGCCAAACCCGAAATTGATAAAGAGATTATGAGCGATGGCAAAACCCAGTGGACCTACCTTAAAAAAGATAAAGAGGTACAGGTTGGCGATGTAGATAAAAGCGGCGATGGCCTTGGTAACCCGGCCCAGATTTTCACCATATACGAAAAAGGTTTTAAATACCTATACACCGGCGAGCAAAAGATTGCCGGCAAGGTTTATCAAAATATTGAGCTTACTCCTGAGGATGAAAAGAAATCAATATTCAAGGTAAAACTAACTATCGATAAGGTAAAAAAACAAATTTACAGTGCCCTGCTGTTTGATAAAAACGGCAACAGGTATACTTACACTGTGCGCAGTTTTACACCTAACGTGCCTGCACCAGATGCTACTTTTGCCTGGGATGCCAAAGGCCATCCAGGTGTTGAGGTGGTGGATTTGAGGTAA